A region from the Acipenser ruthenus chromosome 13, fAciRut3.2 maternal haplotype, whole genome shotgun sequence genome encodes:
- the LOC117417648 gene encoding proliferation marker protein Ki-67-like isoform X2: protein MPLHGKIVVIKRSGADGTEFPLTAQSCLFGRKPDCDIRIQLPHVSKEHCKIEVNENKEVIVTNLSTVNPTRLNGKIVHQSESLKDRDVITIIDRSFRFEYPPELTPKKRRLSASAKNETLQQVKDTVCLSPGNQRQSTTLTSDASYDLKEAKAIATELLSEAHIKNATPGKKNASDTEFAHNHRGNQEKLLEGLSPFSQLYKTLKRQFQTNDHQAFSKDGKTPRKASGDAAPQTPLSRRKSDKISPTQAVEVQINEDKSKANHELPLEVKSIPLPQVPVSRITPNRGRKSFVICEKSAEEATSQNLVSSVSSEEKNTLEDELNKEIIDLPRFRRRSKVVNDLQSDAVNGETSQISNMTDIILTPKDDRRSASRGRSSIRIVMSADNEDDGFVEPSVSDNEASSVNGTPKSKGKGRPRKSPLKGDYAGGNSVCESAKEIPTVVENVIGTDQETPKRRRRSSQTPPVKSAEEKNESGEEAQHKQDSFSKAKETPKSKRNGRQFTLQRSISADEVLKEIQELPSSAEEMASGGKKTKTPKKGRKSIESETPASEAELTPKKVSSSPRWRSRSLSPGSLETQDPVKKNVNGIITPQEEKVVTPKTQESPLTNEVSPKQKTPNSSPRRHSGKAMLKAEEVLSEIESLAPPSGENGAVETGTKKTSCKKRRSGELQEKLVEPPLKRKRVSFAGHLSPELFDKRLPPDSPLRKGAMPTRLSLSVGSKGPSVLRRVSTIGIKYSLIKEFSEDKPSPNKKASPKKTPSKPNTLSPDKKSQKLIAKTLSPAKSVTKTPSPGRKSLSGAAKTPTLTSLTASSDRKSPNVADVEPSPGWKSPISAAKTPSLARSVAKTTSPGRELPASVSKMPSPATATTKTPPPGRKSPARSSAKMPSPARSAAKTPSPARSAARTPSPARSAARTPSPARSAARTPSPARSAARTPSPARSAARMPSSNRKSLSSTTKTPSPAMSLSKTPSPGTKSLTGAAKTPSSSGAAKMSLPSRRSLAGAAEMPSPNKSVTKTPSTGRKSLGTNANTTPVVLTTTPKSGTPYVSGRFSVSHISTPSPIPEQSTVVSKAEPVAEEIHCDAVTPKPSHRRKSIQSAAKKTPSRRKSSVLDAVHSRSGASKANLLVARSWADIVKLGAAKTQRMVFAKKQATKAKKVTIKKVTSKMPKTPAQKIKGHFSTGHADSPMTIVVGRAHARAVKPAGQVPKLVRNLALMKRSMEMNESFTGIAEMFSTPVNEKPRRTRRSSASTEVVCSTPVSLTDASVLNTPEETGEMVVSPLSAPSTTRRGRYNKDAVTRLLQEKESSYSVVKTPTKEIIAPIDLSGGSQVRVQPSEKVVDTSEQTLVEKTAAETDEGCKKLMRTPKQKAEPLVALTGVKRLMKTPKQKSKQIEDFRGLKRLMRTPKKPKVQIIEDLVGVKRIMTTPKQKASPVEDMVGIKRLMQTPKHKGESVEDMSGISRTMKSPKLKIAPVEGFAVLQELMEQPEEKKQNHESKLIIETFAASETKRESKKHESVRTLAILAQSSIAAQQPPSRRSCRGDCEISVLPRPLNNCGRTEQVKLTMDIAEHSAVQSSSDTPIECVKASTAQTASTRKSGRGSKASDVELSSLEAISVEVCQVKSDNISKPTTVCVKLSPIPKRATHGTENKVTSRSDTLAPPAFEIALVKESSIDSVKLSTPPRRSQHENEKDTVQNESSISSLPVNKTPRGNKLMQNVEQNHASTELTDLTVEIVKASAVSAKWTHSGQIKEVETPALPPETKQKIEEVDHMLNEVATAEESVSQSVSSPTAKRSHGAIKDVTELDTTASPAPMKKSLRGRKARHHSDETQETSTEVVAAESVMSLPMLKRSRRGAVKDFAEEVITSSPAPTKKSGRGRKAKQNSEDKHETSTEVVAEESCPESVMPKPKRSRQGAVKDIVKEEMTGPLAPTKKSGRGRKARPNSVDTQETSAEVVVAEESSLESVMPFSTAKRSEQGAVKDTAELETTASPAPIRKSGRGRKAKPNSDDTQETSIKVVSAEESLPESVICSPRTKRSQQGAVKDTAELETTASPAPIRKSGRGRKAKPNSDDTQETSIKVVSAEESLPESVICSPRTKRSQQGAVKDTAELETTASPATTKKSGRGRKAKQNSKDKPEMFTKVVAAEESCPGSVMLSPTTKRLQQGAVKGTVGVETTASPAPTMKSGRGRKPKPNLDGTHETPVEAVAAESVMSSPSTKRSRRGANRDTAEVETTIFSAPTKTSGRGRKAKQNTEDPHETSLVVVAVEKSCPESLMLSPTTKRSRQGVVNHAAEVTITASPADTKKFGRGRKTKQNSDDTLKSSADVDATESALPSPTTKGARRGAIKDIAEKETTASLGLIKKSGRGRTAKQNSNDTQEMSIEVTAAEKSCPESVMPSPSIKRSQRGTIKGAAEAETISAAPIKKSGRGRNVKHLEEIEHTSTEVPEESRAESVKKSPLSKSSRRCTIEDTTMQKTRCGKKVSPVREKRGTTKKNAKDAETEELETSKNSMIMDEIKNLSKKKVKWSIGLTMENNTSENNAVEHLWT, encoded by the exons atgcCGTTGCATGGAAAGATAGTTGTTATCAAAAGGAGTGGAGCTGATGGAACAGAATTCCCTCTAACTGCACAATCATGCTTGTTTGGAAG GAAACCTGATTGTGACATTCGCATCCAGCTCCCTCATGTTTCCAAAGAGCACTGTAAAATTGAAGTGAATGAAAATAAAGAG GTGATTGTAACAAATTTGAGTACAGTTAATCCTACTCGTTTGAATGGTAAAATTGTACACCAGTCTGAATCTTTGAAGGACAGAGATGTGATCACTATTATTGATCGTTCTTTCAG GTTTGAGTATCCTCCTGAATTGACCCCAAAGAAAAGAAGACTATCTGCATCTGCAAAAAATGAAACCCTGCAg CAGGTGAAGGACACGGTGTGTTTGTCTCCTGGAAATCAAAGGCAATCCACCACCTTGACTTCAG aTGCATCATATGATCTAAAAGAAGCAAAGGCTATTGCAACTGAACTGTTAAGTGAGGCACACATCAAAAATGCTACACCTGGAAAAAAGAATGCATCTGATACAGAATTTGCCCATAACCATAGGGGAAATCAGGAGAAGTTATTGGAGGGTTTGTCTCCTTTCAGTCAACTTTATAAAACGCTTAAACGCCAATTCCAGACAAATGACCACCAAGCCTTTAGCAAAGATGGGAAAACACCAAGGAAAGCATCAGGAGATGCAGCTCCTCAGACACCTTTATCAAGGCGTAAATCTGACAAAATTAGTCCAACCCAGGCTGTTGAAGTTCAGATAAATGAGGATAAATCCAAAGCTAATCATGAGCTGCCACTGGAAGTTAAAAGTATACCATTACCACAAGTCCCTGTTTCCAGAATAACTCCAAACAGAGGCAGAAAGTCCTTTGTCATTTGTGAAAAATCAGCTGAAGAGGCAACGTCACAAAATCTAGTTTCCAGTGTTTCTTCAGAGGAGAAAAATACTTTAGAAGATGAATTGAACAAAGAGATAATTGACTTGCCAAGGTTTAGGAGAAGGAGCAAAGTAGTGAATGATTTACAGTCTGATGCTGTAAATGGTGAAACCTCCCAAATAAGCAATATGACAGATATTATTCTAACCCCCAAAGATGATCGTCGTTCAGCATCACGTGGTAGGTCCTCAATACGTATAGTTATGTCGGCAGATAATGAAGATGATGGATTTGTTGAACCTAGTGTTTCAGATAACGAGGCCAGCTCTGTAAATGGTACTCCAAAGTCTAAAGGAAAAGGTCGACCAAGAAAGTCCCCATTAAAAGGTGACTATGCAGGAGGGAATTCTGTTTGTGAAAGTGCGAAAGAAATACCCACAGTGGTGGAGAATGTAATAGGCACTGACCAAGAAACTCCTAAGAGACGTCGCCGGTCTTCCCAAACACCACCTGTGAAATCGGCAGAAGAAAAGAATGAATCTGGGGAGGAAGCACAACACAAACAAGACAGTTTTTCCAAAGCTAAAGAAACTCCAAAGTCTAAAAGAAATGGCAGGCAGTTTACACTGCAAAGATCCATTAGTGCAGATGAAGTGCTAAAAGAAATCCAAGAACTTCCGTCTTCGGCAGAGGAAATGGCATcgggaggaaaaaaaacaaaaacacctaaaAAAGGCAGGAAAAGTATAGAATCTGAAACACCAGCTTCTGAAGCAGAGCTTACTCCTAAGAAAGTTTCCTCTTCACCAAGGTGGCGAAGTAGATCACTTTCACCTGGCAGTCTTGAAACTCAGGATCCAGTCAAGAAAAATGTTAATGGCATCATAACGCCACAAGAAGAAAAAGTGGTGACACCAAAAACACAGGAAAGTCCTCTAACAAATGAAGTTTCGCCCAAACAGAAGACTCCTAATAGCTCTCCAAGAAGGCACTCTGGAAAAGCAATGCTGAAAGCGGAAGAAGTACTTTCAGAAATTGAGTCATTGGCACCACCTAGTGGAGAAAATGGTGCTGTGGAAACAG GTACTAAAAAGACTTCCTGCAAGAAGCGCAGAAGCGGGGAACTGCAAGAGAAATTAGTGGAACCACCTTTAAAAAGAAAGAGAGTTTCCTTTGCTGGTCACTTGAGCCCTGAGCTGTTTGACAAACGCTTGCCACCCGATTCTCCTCTGCGGAAAGGAGCTATGCCAACCAGATTGAGTCTGTCAGTTGGGAGCAAAGGACCCTCAGTATTACGGAGGGTGTCGACAATAGGAATCAAGTATTCCTTGATAAAG GAATTTTCTGAAGATAAGCCAAGTCCCAATAAGAAGGCATCTCCTAAAAAAACACCCTCTAAACCAAATACTCTATCACCTGACAAGAAGTCCCAGAAGCTGATTGCCAAGACTCTCTCTCCAGCTAAGTCTGTGACCAAAACCCCCTCCCCTGGCAGAAAATCCCTCTCTGGCGCTGCCAAGACCCCTACTCTGACAAGCTTAACTGCTTCATCAGACAGGAAGTCCCCAAATGTTGCTGATGTAGAACCCTCTCCTGGCTGGAAATCTCCTATAAGTGCTGCCAAGACACCCTCACTGGCTAGGTCTGTAGCCAAGACCACCTCCCCTGGTAGAGAGTTGCCTGCTAGTGTTTCCAAGATGCCCTCCCCAGCTACTGCCACTACTAAGACACCCCCTCCTGGTAGGAAGTCCCCAGCTAGGTCCTCTGCCAAGATGCCCTCCCCAGCTAGGTCCGCTGCCAAGACGCCCTCCCCAGCTAGGTCCGCTGCCAGGACGCCCTCCCCAGCTAGGTCCGCTGCCAGGACGCCCTCCCCAGCTAGGTCCGCTGCCAGGACGCCCTCCCCAGCTAGGTCCGCTGCCAGGACGCCCTCCCCAGCTAGGTCTGCTGCCAGGATGCCCTCTTCCAACAGGAAGTCTTTATCAAGTACTACCAAGACACCCTCTCCAGCTATGTCTCTTTCTAAGACACCATCTCCGGGCACAAAGTCGCTCACTGGTGCTGCCAAAACGCCCTCTTCATCTGGTGCTGCCAAGATGTCCCTTCCTAGTAGGCGGTCACTTGCTGGTGCTGCCGAGATGCCCTCTCCAAATAAATCTGTAACCAAGACACCCTCTACTGGTAGGAAGTCTCTTGGTACCAATGCCAATACCACACCTGTAGTATTAACTACAACACCAAAAAGTGGTACACCTTATGTTAGTGGGCGCTTCTCTGTTTCCCACATCAGCACACCTTCACCTATTCCTGAACAAAGCACTGTTGTATCTAAAGCAGAACCTGTTGCTGAAGAAATACATTGTGATGCTGTCACACCTAAACCATCCCATAGAAGGAAAAGCATTCAGTCTGCAGCAAAGAAAACCCCTTCTAGGAGAAAGAGTTCTGTTCTTGATGCAGTTCATTCAAGAAGTGGGGCATCTAAAGCGAACTTGCTAG ttgcaAGATCCTGGGCTGATATTGTGAAACTCGGGGCTGCCAAAACACAGAGAATGGTTTTTGCAAAGAAGCAGGCCACGAAGGCAAAGAAGGTTACTATTAAGAAGGTTACATCAAAAATGCCGAAG ACCCCTGCTCAGAAAATCAAAGGCCATTTCAGTACTGGACATGCAGATTCTCCCATGACCATTGTTGTAGGCAGAGCCCATGCTAGAGCTGTCAAGCCAGCAGGGCAAGTTCCAAAGCTGGTTAGAAATTTGGCGTTAATGAAAAGAAGCATGGAAATGAATGAAAGTTTTACAG GAATTGCTGAAATGTTTAGTACCCCTGTAAATGAGAAACCAAGGAGAACAAGGCGCTCCTCTGCCAGCACTGAGGTTGTCTGCTCTACTCCTGTTTCTTTAACTGATGCCTCTGTACTGAACACCCCAGAGGAAACTG GTGAAATGGTTGTATCCCCATTAAGCGCACCCAGTACTACAAGACGTGGAAGGTATAATAAGGATGCAGTGACCCGTCTTCTTCAAGAGAAGGAATCCAGTTATAGTGTCGTAAAGACTCCTACTAAAGAAATTATTGCACCAATCGATCTCTCTGGTGGGAGTCAAGTAAGAGTTCAACCGTCAGAAAAGGTGGTAGATACAAGTGAGCAAACACTTGTTGAGAAGACAGCAGCTGAAACAGATGAAGGTTGTAAAAAATTAATGAGGACCCCTAAACAAAAGGCTGAGCCACTGGTGGCCCTTACAGGAGTTAAAAGGCTTATGAAAACACCAAAACAGAAGTCAAAACAAATAGAAGACTTCAGAGGGCTCAAAAGACTCATGAGAACACCCAAAAAACCTAAAGTACAGATAATAGAGGATCTTGTTGGGGTAAAGAGAATAATGACAACTCCAAAACAGAAAGCATCACCAGTGGAAGACATGGTCGGAATAAAAAGATTAATGCAGACCCCTAAACATAAGGGAGAGTCTGTTGAAGATATGTCTGGCATTAGCAGAACAATGAAGTCTCCAAAACTAAAGATTGCTCCTGTAGAAGGCTTTGCAGTTTTGCAAGAACTTATGGAACAGCCCGaggaaaaaaagcaaaaccaTGAATCAAAACTAATCATagaaacatttgctgcttcagagACCAAG agAGAATCGAAAAAACATGAAAGTGTTAGAACATTGGCCATCCTGGCACAGTCCAGTATAG cagCTCAACAACCACCTTCAAGGAGATCTTGTCGGGGAGATTGTGAAATATCTGTATTGCCTAGACCCTTAAATAATTGTGGAAGAACAGAGCAGGTGAAACTGACAATGGATATTGCAGAGCATTCAGCCGTACAAAGTTCAAGTGACACTCCAATTGAGTGTGTTAAAGCTTCCACAGCCCAAACTGCTTCTACTAGAAAGTCTGGAAGAGGTAGTAAAGCATCAGATGTTGAATTGTCATCTCTGGAAGCAATTTCAGTTGAAGTTTGCCAAGTTAAAAGTGATAACATTTCCAAACCTACAACAGTGTGTGTCAAATTATCACCTATCCCAAAGAGAGCAACACATGGAACTGAAAATAAGGTTACTTCTAGAAGCGATACTCTGGCACCACCTGCCTTCGAAATTGCTTTAGTTAAAGAATCTTCCATAGATTCTGTAAAATTGTCCACACCACCCAGGAGGTCACAACATGAGAATGAAAAGGACACTGTGCAAAATGAAAGCTCAATATCATCCCTACCTGTGAATAAAACTCCAAGAGGAAACAAACTAATGCAGAATGTAGAACAAAATCATGCATCTACAGAACTCACTGATTTAACTGTTGAAATTGTTAAAGCTTCTGCTGTCTCTGCAAAATGGACACACAGTGGTCAAATTAAAGAAGTTGAGACACCTGCTTTGCctcctgaaacaaaacaaaaaatagaggAAGTTGATCATATGTTGAATGAAGTAGCTACTGCTGAGGAAAGCGTCTCTCAAAGTGTGTCATCGCCTACAGCTAAGAGATCACATGGTGCCATCAAGGATGTTACTGAATTGGACACAACTGCCTCGCCTGCTCCTATGAAGAAATCTTTAAGAGGTAGGAAGGCACGACATCATTCAGATGAAACACAGGAGACATCTACAGAAGTAGTTGCTGCTGAAAGTGTAATGTCTTTGCCTATGCTGAAGAGGTCACGACGAGGTGCTGTCAAAGATTTTGCGGAAGAGGTGATAACTTCATCACCAGCTCCTACTAAGAAATCTGGAAGGGGTAGGAAGGCAAAACAAAATTCAGAAGACAAGCATGAGACATCTACAGAAGTAGTAGCTGAGGAAAGCTGTCCGGAAAGTGTAATGCCTAAACCAAAGAGATCACGACAAGGTGCAGTCAAAGATATTGTAAAAGAGGAAATGACTGGACCACTAGCTCCTACAAAGAAATCTGGAAGGGGTAGAAAGGCAAGACCCAATTCAGTTGACACACAAGAGACATCTGCAGAAGTAGTTGTAGCTGAAGAAAGTAGTCTGGAAAGTGTAATGCCTTTCTCTACGGCAAAGAGATCAGAACAGGGTGCAGTCAAAGATACTGCAGAATTGGAGACCACTGCATCACCAGCTCCTATCAGAAAATCTGGAAGGGGTAGAAAGGCAAAACCCAATTCAGATGACACACAAGAGACATCTATCAAAGTAGTTTCAGCTGAAGAAAGCCTTCCTGAAAGTGTAATATGTAGCCCTAGAACAAAGAGATCACAACAAGGTGCAGTCAAAGATACAGCAGAATTAGAGACCACTGCATCACCAGCTCCTATCAGAAAATCTGGAAGGGGTAGAAAGGCAAAACCCAATTCAGATGACACACAAGAGACATCTATCAAAGTAGTTTCAGCTGAAGAAAGCCTTCCTGAAAGTGTAATATGTAGCCCTAGAACAAAGAGATCACAACAAGGTGCAGTCAAAGATACAGCAGAATTAGAGACCACTGCATCACCAGCTACTACCAAGAAATCTGGAAGGGGTAGGAAggcaaaacaaaattcaaaagaCAAACCTGAGATGTTTACAAAAGTAGTTGCAGCTGAGGAAAGCTGCCCTGGAAGTGTAATGCTTTCCCCTACAACAAAAAGATTGCAACAAGGTGCAGTCAAAGGTACTGTAGGAGTGGAGACAACTGCATCGCCAGCTCCTACCATGAAATCTGGAAGGGGTAGAAAGCCAAAACCCAATTTAGATGGCACACATGAGACACCTGTAGAAGCAGTTGCAGCTGAAAGTGTAATGTCTTCACCTTCAACAAAGAGATCACGACGAGGTGCCAACAGAGATACTGCTGAAGTGGAGACAACTATATTCTCTGCTCCAACCAAGACATCTGGAAGGGGTAGGaaggcaaaacaaaatacagaagaCCCACATGAAACGTCTTTAGTAGTAGTTGCAGTTGAGAAAAGCTGTCCTGAAAGTTTAATGCTTTCCCCTACAACAAAGAGATCACGTCAAGGTGTAGTCAATCACGCTGCAGAAGTGACGATAACTGCATCACCTGCTGATACTAAGAAATTTGGAAGGGGCAGAAAGACTAAACAAAATTCAGATGACACACTTAAGTCATCTGCTGATGTTGATGCAACTGAAAGCGCATTGCCTTCCCCTACAACAAAGGGAGCACGACGGGGTGCAATCAAAGATATTGCAGAGAAGGAGACGACTGCATCACTTGGTCTGATCAAGAAATCTGGAAGGGGCAGGACGGCAAAACAAAACTCAAATGACACACAAGAGATGTCTATAGAAGTAACTGCAGCTGAGAAAAGCTGTCCTGAAAGTGTAATGCCTTCTCCTTCAATAAAGAGATCACAAAGAGGCACAATCAAAGGTGCTGCAGAAGCGGAAACTATATCTGCTGCTCCTATTAAGAAATCTGGAAGAGGGAGGAATGTAAAACACCTTGAGGAAATAGAACATACCTCTACAGAAGTACCTGAAGAAAGCCGAGCTGAAAGTGTAAAAAAGTCCCCTCTGTCCAAAAGTTCACGTCGGTGTACCATCGAGGATACTACTATGCAGAAAACTAGATGTGGAAAGAAAGTATCACCTGTGAGAGAAAAAAGAGgaaccacaaagaaaaatgcaaaggATGCAGAAACAGAAGAACTTGAGACCTCTAAAAATTCAATGATTATGGATGAAATTAAaaatctttccaaaaaaaaagtaaaatggagTATTGGGCTAACAATGGAAAATAATACATCTGAGAACAATGCTGTAGAACATCTTTGGACATAG